One genomic window of Geodermatophilus sp. DSM 44513 includes the following:
- the rplT gene encoding 50S ribosomal protein L20: MARVKRAVNAQKKRRTVLEAASGYRGQRSRLYRKAKEQVLHSATYQYRDRKVRKGDFRKLWITRINAAARQNDMTYNRFMQGLKLAGIELDRRVLAELAVNEPAAFATLVETARAAVAAAPAGGEQAA; the protein is encoded by the coding sequence GTGGCACGTGTGAAGCGGGCGGTCAACGCCCAGAAGAAGCGGCGGACGGTACTCGAGGCGGCCAGCGGCTACCGGGGCCAGCGGTCCCGCCTGTACCGCAAGGCCAAGGAGCAGGTCCTCCACTCGGCGACCTACCAGTACCGCGACCGCAAGGTGCGCAAGGGTGACTTCCGCAAGCTGTGGATCACCCGCATCAACGCCGCGGCCCGCCAGAACGACATGACCTACAACCGGTTCATGCAGGGCCTCAAGCTGGCCGGCATCGAGCTGGACCGTCGCGTCCTGGCCGAGTTGGCCGTCAACGAGCCGGCCGCCTTCGCCACACTGGTGGAGACGGCCCGCGCGGCCGTGGCCGCCGCACCGGCCGGTGGCGAGCAGGCCGCCTGA
- the arfB gene encoding alternative ribosome rescue aminoacyl-tRNA hydrolase ArfB: MPTVDDASGDLPVTGSLVVPAAALGWRFSRSSGPGGQGVNTADSRVELSVAPLALPGLSDPQRQRLAERLASRLVDGVLTVTASEHRQQLRNRQAARERLAAVLRAALAPPPASRRRTRPTRGSQERRIQAKKQRGELKKQRRTWD, from the coding sequence GTGCCGACCGTCGACGACGCCAGCGGGGACCTGCCGGTCACCGGGTCCCTGGTCGTGCCCGCGGCGGCGCTGGGCTGGCGGTTCTCCCGCTCGTCGGGTCCCGGCGGGCAGGGGGTGAACACCGCGGACTCGCGGGTCGAGCTGTCGGTCGCGCCGCTCGCGCTGCCGGGGCTCTCCGACCCCCAGCGGCAGCGGCTGGCCGAGCGGCTGGCCAGCCGGCTGGTGGACGGCGTGCTGACCGTGACCGCCAGCGAGCACCGCCAGCAGCTGCGCAACCGGCAGGCCGCCCGGGAGCGGCTGGCCGCGGTGCTGCGCGCGGCGCTGGCCCCACCGCCGGCCTCGCGGCGGCGCACCCGCCCGACGCGGGGGTCGCAGGAGCGGCGGATCCAGGCCAAGAAGCAGCGGGGCGAGCTGAAGAAGCAGCGCCGCACCTGGGACTGA
- the yidD gene encoding membrane protein insertion efficiency factor YidD: MVFTWSSGWNPRRRRRGPRYGPGYGYGRRYGPGYGYRPRRHDRDGSCLRDLLFLNTGCCLANAVGCSVDGLFLVPTTVRHVHGAGTGARGTRLRDRLVAAVRVYQREVSPRRPPSCRYSPTCSTYAVAALQEHGARRGSWLTVRRLVRCRPGAAGGTDPVPAAA; this comes from the coding sequence GTGGTCTTCACATGGAGCAGCGGCTGGAACCCGCGGCGCCGGCGCCGCGGACCGCGGTACGGGCCCGGCTACGGCTACGGCCGCCGCTACGGCCCCGGCTACGGGTACCGGCCGCGCCGGCACGACCGCGACGGCTCCTGCCTGCGCGACCTGCTGTTCCTCAACACCGGGTGCTGCCTGGCCAACGCCGTCGGCTGCAGCGTGGACGGGCTGTTCCTCGTGCCGACGACGGTGCGCCACGTGCACGGCGCCGGCACCGGCGCGCGCGGTACCCGGCTGCGGGACCGGCTGGTCGCGGCCGTCCGGGTCTACCAGCGGGAGGTCAGCCCGCGGCGCCCGCCGTCCTGCCGGTACTCGCCGACCTGCTCGACCTACGCCGTGGCGGCGCTGCAGGAGCACGGCGCGCGCCGCGGCAGCTGGTTGACCGTGCGCCGCCTGGTCCGCTGCCGGCCCGGCGCGGCCGGGGGCACCGACCCGGTGCCGGCCGCCGCCTGA
- a CDS encoding helix-turn-helix domain-containing protein, with translation MTDDDVVQNVGPRLRALRGERQRTLAEVAQDTGISISTLSRLESGGRRPTLELLLPLARTYGVALDDLVDTAAPADPRVHGHPIDLDGMTMVPLTRQSGSGLQAYKQLFPPRWRVGNSEQKVHEGYEWLYVLSGRIRLLLGPRDFVLGPGEVVEFDTRVPHAFSNPFPEPAETLILVGPQGERMHVRARPAGG, from the coding sequence GTGACCGATGACGACGTCGTGCAGAACGTGGGCCCCCGGCTGCGTGCGCTGCGCGGCGAGCGGCAGCGCACGCTGGCCGAGGTCGCCCAGGACACCGGCATCTCCATCAGCACGCTCTCGCGGCTGGAGTCCGGTGGGCGGCGGCCGACCCTCGAGCTGCTGCTGCCGCTGGCCCGCACGTACGGCGTGGCCCTCGACGACCTGGTCGACACCGCGGCCCCGGCCGACCCGAGGGTGCACGGCCACCCGATCGACCTGGACGGGATGACGATGGTCCCGCTGACCCGGCAGTCCGGCAGCGGGCTGCAGGCCTACAAGCAGCTGTTCCCGCCGCGGTGGCGGGTCGGCAACAGCGAGCAGAAGGTCCACGAGGGCTACGAGTGGCTCTACGTCCTCTCCGGGCGGATCCGGCTGCTGCTCGGCCCGCGCGACTTCGTCCTCGGCCCCGGCGAGGTGGTCGAGTTCGACACCCGGGTGCCGCACGCCTTCTCCAACCCGTTCCCCGAGCCGGCGGAGACCCTGATCCTCGTGGGCCCGCAGGGCGAGCGGATGCACGTGCGCGCCCGCCCCGCCGGCGGCTGA
- the rpmI gene encoding 50S ribosomal protein L35 encodes MPKQKTHKGTAKRVRVTGSGKLMREQANNQHKFEHKSSRRKRRLDSDQVISPADTKNLKKLLGL; translated from the coding sequence ATGCCGAAGCAGAAGACGCACAAGGGGACGGCCAAGCGCGTGCGGGTCACGGGCAGCGGCAAGCTCATGCGCGAGCAGGCCAACAACCAGCACAAGTTCGAGCACAAGTCCTCGCGTCGCAAGCGCCGGCTGGACTCCGACCAGGTCATCTCCCCGGCCGACACCAAGAACCTCAAGAAGCTGCTGGGGCTCTGA
- a CDS encoding PH domain-containing protein, with protein MPPAAPPAVSAVPRRWRLLCAAAALVVAGVLTYVGVTLQDNATGVARFTTADQVALVGLGLVLGAGLLALGRPRVDADLTGIRVRNLAGERALPWTAVRAVRFDRRFRWATLQLTNDDEFAVLAIQGADGDRAVDAVEGLRALLAAARAAEPPPPPRPPLLYDD; from the coding sequence GTGCCGCCCGCCGCCCCGCCCGCCGTCTCCGCCGTCCCCCGCCGGTGGCGGCTGCTGTGCGCGGCGGCCGCCCTGGTCGTCGCCGGCGTCCTGACCTACGTCGGGGTGACGCTGCAGGACAACGCCACCGGTGTCGCCCGCTTCACCACCGCCGACCAGGTCGCCCTCGTCGGCCTCGGGCTGGTGCTGGGCGCGGGCCTGCTGGCCCTGGGCCGCCCGCGGGTGGACGCCGACCTCACCGGCATCCGGGTGCGCAACCTGGCCGGGGAGCGCGCCCTGCCGTGGACGGCGGTGCGGGCGGTCCGCTTCGACCGGCGCTTCCGCTGGGCGACGCTGCAGCTGACCAACGACGACGAGTTCGCCGTGCTGGCCATCCAGGGGGCCGACGGCGACCGCGCCGTCGACGCCGTCGAGGGCCTGCGGGCACTGCTGGCCGCGGCCCGCGCGGCCGAGCCGCCGCCCCCACCCCGCCCGCCGCTGCTCTACGACGACTGA
- a CDS encoding class I SAM-dependent methyltransferase produces MDERCDGGAVAGRGGLGATDRESYDELYRSTPAVWSGRANRQLVTEAAELPPGRALDAGCGEGGDALWLAERGWRVTAVDFSPVALERAAAAARARGLADRVEWVHADLDRWVPAEGRFDLVTAHYLHARWSDRAGVFRRLAAAVAPGGTLLVVGHLLGEAEGHGHHHAHDPDVLHRAEDVAAVLDPAGWEGVVTETRERGPEAAVRTGNPAPDTVLVARRSPAR; encoded by the coding sequence GTGGACGAGCGATGTGACGGTGGGGCGGTGGCGGGGCGCGGCGGTCTGGGCGCCACGGACCGCGAGTCCTATGACGAGCTGTACCGGTCCACGCCGGCGGTGTGGAGCGGCCGCGCCAACCGGCAGCTCGTGACGGAGGCGGCCGAGCTGCCGCCCGGCAGGGCGCTGGACGCCGGCTGCGGCGAGGGAGGCGACGCCCTCTGGCTGGCCGAGCGCGGCTGGCGGGTGACGGCGGTGGACTTCTCGCCGGTCGCGCTCGAGCGGGCGGCGGCGGCTGCGCGTGCGCGGGGCCTGGCGGACCGGGTCGAGTGGGTGCACGCCGACCTGGACCGGTGGGTGCCCGCCGAGGGGCGCTTCGACCTGGTGACGGCCCACTACCTGCACGCGCGCTGGTCGGACCGCGCGGGCGTGTTCCGGCGGCTGGCGGCCGCCGTCGCACCGGGCGGCACCCTGCTGGTGGTCGGCCACCTGCTGGGCGAGGCGGAGGGGCACGGACACCACCACGCCCACGACCCGGACGTCCTCCACCGCGCGGAGGACGTCGCGGCGGTGCTGGACCCGGCGGGGTGGGAGGGCGTCGTCACCGAGACCCGGGAGCGGGGCCCGGAGGCCGCGGTCCGGACGGGCAACCCGGCCCCGGACACCGTGCTGGTCGCGCGGCGGTCACCAGCGCGGTAG
- a CDS encoding RNA methyltransferase — MTGEVLTERSARVAAARRLTRRAGRDAAGLFLAEGRQAVAEALAEPAGVREVFATEAAAAAHRDLLASVAVPVRTVTERAAATLSETVTPQGLVAVCALRDVPADVLVGRPPRLTVALAGLADPGNAGTVLRTADACGAGAVVFGAGSADPYGGKAVRASAGSLFHVDVVRGAPLDALLPRLRAAGGTVLAADGAGEAALDELGGQLAGPVVWLFGNEARGLPADLAALADARVRIPMRGRAESLNLAAAAAICLYATQLAQRW; from the coding sequence GTGACCGGGGAGGTTCTCACCGAGCGCTCGGCGCGGGTCGCCGCGGCGCGCAGGCTGACCCGCCGCGCCGGGCGGGACGCCGCCGGGCTGTTCCTGGCCGAGGGGCGCCAGGCCGTCGCCGAGGCGCTGGCCGAGCCGGCCGGGGTGCGCGAGGTGTTCGCCACCGAGGCGGCCGCCGCGGCCCACCGGGACCTGCTGGCGAGCGTCGCGGTCCCGGTCCGCACGGTCACCGAGCGGGCGGCGGCGACCCTGTCGGAGACGGTCACCCCGCAGGGCCTGGTCGCCGTCTGCGCGCTGCGCGACGTGCCCGCCGACGTCCTGGTGGGCCGCCCGCCCCGGCTGACCGTGGCGCTGGCCGGGCTGGCCGACCCGGGCAACGCCGGCACCGTGCTGCGCACCGCGGACGCCTGTGGCGCGGGCGCGGTGGTGTTCGGCGCCGGCTCGGCGGACCCCTACGGCGGCAAGGCGGTGCGCGCCAGCGCCGGCAGCCTGTTCCACGTCGACGTCGTCCGCGGCGCGCCGCTGGACGCGCTGCTGCCCCGGCTGCGGGCCGCCGGTGGCACGGTGCTGGCCGCCGACGGCGCGGGGGAGGCCGCGCTGGACGAGCTGGGCGGGCAGCTGGCCGGGCCGGTGGTGTGGCTGTTCGGCAACGAGGCCCGCGGCCTGCCCGCCGACCTCGCCGCGCTGGCCGACGCCCGCGTGCGCATCCCGATGCGGGGGCGGGCCGAGAGCCTGAACCTGGCCGCGGCCGCGGCGATCTGCCTCTACGCCACCCAGCTCGCACAACGCTGGTGA
- a CDS encoding uroporphyrinogen-III synthase: MTDVLPETPPGTGPPPPLAGYTVAVTAERRAGELVTLLARRGARVVHAPAIRVVPLADDAELVAATREVLARPVDLAVATTGVGFRGWLAAAEAWDLPLVEHLRSARVLARGPKARGAIRGSGLVDAWSPASESSAEVLEHLLSGAEGPLAGRRVAVQLHGDPLADVVAALRAAGAEVVTVPVYRWVPPEDVAPLRRLVALVVAGAVDAVTFTSAPAAASLLSVAEEEGRHAELVAALTGGVLPVAVGSVTAAPLVAAGIAAVQPERARLGALAREVVARLPERDPVLRVAGRELQVRGHAAVLDGDVVQLDPGPMAVLRALAAVPGAVVPVADLGGDGDDVGTAVARLQDALGPGVVEAVAGRGARLAV; encoded by the coding sequence GTGACCGACGTCCTGCCCGAGACCCCGCCCGGGACCGGGCCACCGCCGCCCCTGGCCGGGTACACCGTGGCGGTGACCGCGGAGCGGCGGGCCGGTGAGCTGGTCACGCTGCTGGCCCGCCGGGGCGCCCGGGTGGTGCACGCGCCGGCCATCCGCGTCGTGCCGCTGGCCGACGACGCCGAGCTGGTGGCCGCGACCCGGGAGGTCCTGGCCCGGCCGGTGGACCTGGCGGTGGCGACCACCGGCGTCGGCTTCCGCGGCTGGCTGGCCGCCGCGGAGGCGTGGGACCTGCCGCTGGTCGAGCACCTGCGCTCGGCGCGGGTGCTCGCCCGCGGCCCCAAGGCGCGCGGGGCCATCCGCGGGAGCGGGCTGGTGGACGCCTGGTCGCCGGCCTCGGAGTCCTCGGCCGAGGTGCTCGAGCACCTGCTGTCCGGCGCGGAGGGTCCGCTGGCGGGGCGACGGGTCGCCGTCCAGCTGCACGGGGACCCGCTGGCCGACGTCGTCGCGGCGCTGCGCGCGGCCGGCGCGGAGGTGGTGACCGTGCCGGTGTACCGCTGGGTGCCGCCGGAGGACGTCGCCCCGCTGCGCCGGCTGGTCGCCTTGGTGGTCGCCGGCGCGGTCGACGCGGTCACCTTCACCAGCGCGCCGGCCGCGGCGAGCCTGCTGTCGGTGGCCGAGGAAGAGGGCCGGCACGCCGAGCTGGTCGCCGCGCTCACCGGCGGCGTGCTGCCGGTGGCCGTGGGCTCGGTGACCGCCGCGCCGCTGGTCGCCGCCGGCATCGCCGCGGTGCAGCCCGAGCGCGCCCGGCTGGGCGCCCTGGCCCGCGAGGTCGTCGCCCGGCTGCCGGAGCGCGACCCGGTGCTGCGGGTGGCCGGGCGGGAGCTGCAGGTCCGGGGGCACGCCGCGGTGCTCGACGGCGACGTGGTGCAGCTGGACCCCGGCCCGATGGCGGTCCTGCGGGCGCTGGCCGCCGTCCCGGGCGCCGTCGTCCCCGTGGCCGACCTCGGCGGGGACGGGGACGACGTCGGGACGGCGGTGGCCCGGCTGCAGGACGCGCTCGGCCCGGGTGTGGTGGAGGCGGTCGCGGGGCGCGGTGCCCGCCTGGCGGTCTGA
- the infC gene encoding translation initiation factor IF-3 translates to MNDRIRVPEVRLVGPEGEQVGIVSIGEALRLAQDSELDLVEVAPMARPPVCKLMDYGKFKYESAQKAREARRNQALTVIKEMRLRLKIDPHDYETKKGHVERFLRGGDKVKITVMFRGREQSRPEMGYRLLQRLAADVSELGVVESNPKQDGRNMVMVIAPHRNQAATDGARRQAKAERAAENQGPQA, encoded by the coding sequence ATCAACGACCGTATCCGCGTCCCCGAGGTCCGCCTGGTCGGTCCCGAGGGCGAGCAGGTCGGCATCGTGTCGATCGGCGAAGCACTGCGACTGGCGCAGGACTCCGAGCTCGACCTCGTCGAGGTCGCCCCCATGGCCCGGCCGCCGGTCTGCAAGCTCATGGACTACGGGAAGTTCAAGTACGAGTCCGCCCAGAAGGCCCGCGAGGCCCGGCGGAACCAGGCGCTCACCGTCATCAAGGAGATGCGGCTGCGCCTGAAGATCGACCCGCACGACTACGAGACCAAGAAGGGCCACGTCGAGCGCTTCCTCCGGGGCGGCGACAAGGTCAAGATCACCGTGATGTTCCGCGGCCGCGAGCAGTCCCGGCCGGAGATGGGTTACCGGCTGCTGCAGCGGCTGGCCGCCGACGTCTCCGAGCTCGGGGTCGTCGAGTCCAACCCCAAGCAGGACGGCCGCAACATGGTCATGGTGATCGCCCCGCACCGGAACCAGGCCGCCACCGACGGCGCCCGCCGCCAGGCGAAGGCCGAGCGGGCCGCGGAGAACCAGGGCCCGCAGGCCTGA
- a CDS encoding phenylalanine--tRNA ligase subunit alpha, translating into MSGANDPYDPKQVAALAPEALDAAVAEARRAFAAAGDLDALAAVRPAHLGDRAPVLLARRELGALPPAARADAGKRVNAARVAVTEAFEARRAELVAERDARVLAEERVDVTLPWDRAPRGARHPITTLMERIGDVFVGMGYEVAEGPELEAEWLNFDALNIGRDHPARTMMDTFFVAPEDSGLVLRTHTSPVQARTLLSRTPPVYVVAPGRVYRTDELDATHLPVFHQVEGLAVDRGLTMAHLRGTLDHLSRSLFGAEAVTRWRPSYFPFTEPSAEFDVWFPEHRDGPRWVEWGGCGMVNPRVLVACGVDPQEYSGFAFGMGIERALQFRSAVGDMRYFAEGDTRFTTAFGVEL; encoded by the coding sequence GTGTCCGGCGCCAACGACCCCTACGACCCCAAGCAGGTCGCCGCCCTGGCCCCCGAGGCCCTCGACGCCGCTGTCGCCGAGGCACGGCGCGCGTTCGCCGCGGCCGGTGACCTCGACGCGCTGGCCGCCGTCCGCCCGGCCCACCTGGGTGACCGCGCGCCGGTGCTGCTGGCCCGCCGCGAGCTCGGCGCGCTGCCGCCGGCCGCCCGGGCCGACGCCGGCAAGCGGGTCAACGCCGCCCGCGTGGCGGTCACCGAGGCCTTCGAGGCCCGCCGGGCGGAGCTGGTGGCCGAGCGGGACGCCCGGGTGCTGGCCGAGGAGCGGGTCGACGTCACCCTGCCGTGGGACCGCGCCCCCCGGGGCGCGCGGCACCCGATCACCACGCTCATGGAGCGGATCGGGGACGTCTTCGTCGGGATGGGCTACGAGGTCGCCGAGGGCCCCGAGCTCGAGGCCGAGTGGCTGAACTTCGACGCGCTCAACATCGGCCGCGACCACCCGGCGCGCACGATGATGGACACCTTCTTCGTGGCGCCCGAGGACTCCGGTCTGGTGCTGCGCACCCACACCAGCCCGGTGCAGGCGCGCACCCTGCTGTCCCGCACGCCGCCGGTCTACGTCGTGGCGCCCGGCCGGGTGTACCGCACCGACGAGCTGGACGCGACGCACCTGCCGGTGTTCCACCAGGTCGAGGGGCTGGCGGTCGACCGGGGGCTGACCATGGCGCACCTGCGCGGCACGCTGGACCACCTGTCCCGCTCGCTGTTCGGCGCCGAGGCGGTCACCCGCTGGCGGCCGTCGTACTTCCCGTTCACCGAGCCGTCGGCGGAGTTCGACGTGTGGTTCCCCGAGCACCGCGACGGCCCGCGCTGGGTGGAGTGGGGCGGCTGCGGGATGGTCAACCCGCGGGTGCTCGTCGCCTGTGGCGTCGACCCGCAGGAGTACTCCGGTTTCGCCTTCGGCATGGGCATCGAGCGGGCCCTGCAGTTCCGCTCCGCGGTCGGCGACATGCGGTACTTCGCCGAGGGCGACACCCGGTTCACGACGGCGTTCGGAGTGGAGCTGTAG
- a CDS encoding GNAT family N-acetyltransferase, with product MADRVMTVHLGRPSVRAAEPRDVPRVAATLTLVQATSRWARWALPDDGRVQRLTRLAELDAGHRAVSTGSGWVTEDVTAVAAWVPPDGAPGTRPLPQDVRTALERELPHVHGTRWDAVRRTRDLVDAARPAGPHWWLAHLGTRPSSRRLGYGTALLQPALAHCDTTGLPAAAVVSTWAAMRFLRRVGFEVDRELPSADGALPQWLLVRPPAS from the coding sequence GTGGCCGACCGCGTGATGACCGTGCACCTCGGCCGCCCGTCGGTCCGCGCCGCCGAGCCCCGCGACGTGCCGCGGGTGGCCGCCACGCTCACCCTGGTGCAGGCCACCTCCCGCTGGGCCCGCTGGGCGCTGCCGGACGACGGCCGGGTGCAGCGCCTGACCCGGCTGGCCGAGCTCGACGCCGGGCACCGCGCGGTGTCCACCGGCAGCGGGTGGGTCACCGAGGACGTCACCGCCGTCGCCGCCTGGGTGCCCCCGGACGGCGCCCCCGGCACCCGGCCCCTGCCGCAGGACGTGCGCACCGCACTGGAGCGGGAGCTGCCGCACGTGCACGGGACGCGCTGGGACGCCGTCCGCCGCACCCGGGACCTGGTCGACGCCGCCCGCCCGGCCGGCCCGCACTGGTGGCTGGCGCACCTGGGCACCCGGCCCAGCAGCCGGCGTCTCGGCTACGGCACCGCGCTGCTGCAGCCGGCGCTGGCGCACTGCGACACGACCGGGCTGCCCGCCGCCGCGGTGGTGTCCACGTGGGCGGCGATGCGGTTCCTGCGGCGGGTGGGCTTCGAGGTCGACCGGGAGCTGCCGTCGGCGGACGGCGCGCTGCCGCAGTGGCTGCTGGTGCGCCCGCCGGCGTCCTGA
- a CDS encoding diguanylate cyclase domain-containing protein — protein MTLTPAAPATTIDDVLRDGAVRSVFQPIVELDTGRVVAYEALARGPQGPLERPDQLFAAARAAGRLAELDAACRTAALTGAFEAGLAAPLTLFVNVEPEVLDSAPMEDLLAIAQTAPGGLRVVLEITERALATRPAELLRTVERVRAVGWGVAVDDVGAEAMSLAFMPLLRPDVIKLDLRLVQERPGPVIAQIMNAVNAHAERTGAVVLAEGIEDEAHLATARALGATLGQGWFFGRPAAAPVEGAVTGALVLPSQLPQTLDRDADVSPFSCLPIDVPVRQAPKALLIELSKQLEREAMRLGRTSVVAATFQEARHFTPATTLRYRDLVERTGFVCAIGEDLPVEPLPGLRGATLRAEDPVRGEWDVTVLGPHFSAALLARDLGDDGPDAKRRFAYALTYDRDTVIRATVALLARVTPRTEELPPSVPRPDGGAASEGVVVPAAERFDAGVLLAATGDTLVHGALAATPTGVTIVDIRRPDQPLVYVNPAFERLAGLSRSELLGRNCRFMQTPDTDPTAIAAVRRALDAGEECRVTMLNYRGPEKTPWWNELHLAPVLGHDGTVTHYIGSQVDVTARVEAERALVQERDRTRTYLARIEELAYTDSLTGLPNRRRLGEQVDTAIWNARARDEAVALLFVDLVGFKGVNDRFGHAVGDDLLVAVAERLRSRLRRGDLLARLGGDEFLVALTGLAGDTGDAEARRIADELAAVVAAPVQLRGQECTVQASIGVSVWPGDGADFPALLHSADMRMYATRSARHA, from the coding sequence GTGACCCTCACTCCAGCCGCTCCCGCGACGACGATCGACGACGTCCTGCGCGACGGGGCGGTGCGCAGCGTCTTCCAGCCCATCGTCGAGCTCGACACCGGTCGGGTGGTCGCCTACGAGGCCCTCGCCCGTGGTCCGCAGGGCCCCCTGGAGCGCCCCGACCAGCTCTTCGCCGCCGCCCGCGCGGCCGGCCGGCTGGCCGAGCTGGACGCCGCCTGCCGCACCGCCGCGCTCACCGGCGCCTTCGAGGCCGGCCTGGCCGCGCCGCTCACCCTGTTCGTCAACGTCGAGCCCGAGGTGCTCGACAGCGCGCCGATGGAGGACCTGCTGGCCATCGCCCAGACCGCCCCGGGCGGGTTGCGCGTGGTCCTGGAGATCACCGAGCGCGCGCTGGCCACCCGGCCGGCGGAGCTGCTGCGGACCGTCGAGCGGGTGCGCGCGGTCGGCTGGGGCGTGGCCGTGGACGACGTGGGCGCCGAGGCGATGTCCCTGGCGTTCATGCCGCTGCTGCGCCCCGACGTCATCAAGCTGGACCTGCGTCTGGTGCAGGAGCGCCCGGGCCCGGTGATCGCCCAGATCATGAACGCGGTCAACGCGCACGCCGAGCGCACCGGCGCCGTCGTGCTGGCCGAGGGCATCGAGGACGAGGCCCACCTGGCCACCGCCCGCGCGCTCGGCGCCACCCTGGGCCAGGGCTGGTTCTTCGGCCGCCCGGCCGCCGCGCCGGTCGAGGGTGCGGTCACCGGGGCGCTGGTGCTGCCCTCGCAGCTGCCCCAGACCCTCGACCGCGACGCCGACGTCTCCCCCTTCTCCTGCCTGCCGATCGACGTCCCGGTGCGCCAGGCGCCCAAGGCCCTGCTCATCGAGCTGTCCAAGCAGCTGGAGCGGGAGGCCATGCGGCTGGGCCGCACGTCGGTGGTGGCCGCCACCTTCCAGGAGGCGCGGCACTTCACCCCGGCGACCACGCTGCGCTACCGCGACCTGGTCGAGCGCACCGGCTTCGTCTGTGCGATCGGCGAGGACCTGCCGGTGGAGCCCCTGCCCGGCCTGCGCGGCGCGACCCTGCGCGCGGAGGACCCGGTGCGTGGCGAGTGGGACGTCACCGTGCTGGGCCCGCACTTCTCCGCCGCGCTGCTCGCCCGCGACCTGGGCGACGACGGCCCCGACGCCAAGCGCCGGTTTGCCTACGCCCTGACCTACGACCGCGACACCGTCATCCGGGCGACCGTGGCGCTGCTGGCCCGGGTCACCCCGCGCACCGAGGAGCTGCCCCCGTCGGTACCCCGGCCGGACGGCGGCGCGGCGTCCGAGGGCGTCGTCGTGCCCGCGGCCGAGCGCTTCGACGCCGGCGTGCTGCTCGCCGCGACCGGCGACACGCTGGTGCACGGCGCGCTGGCCGCGACCCCCACCGGCGTCACGATCGTCGACATCCGGCGACCCGACCAGCCGCTGGTCTACGTCAACCCGGCCTTCGAGCGGCTCGCCGGGCTGTCGCGCTCGGAGCTGCTGGGCCGCAACTGCCGCTTCATGCAGACCCCGGACACCGACCCGACCGCGATCGCCGCCGTCCGCCGCGCCCTGGACGCCGGCGAGGAGTGCCGGGTGACGATGCTCAACTACCGCGGCCCGGAGAAGACGCCGTGGTGGAACGAGCTGCACCTGGCCCCGGTGCTCGGCCACGACGGCACGGTGACGCACTACATCGGCAGCCAGGTCGACGTCACCGCCCGCGTGGAGGCCGAGCGCGCCCTGGTGCAGGAGCGCGACCGCACCCGCACCTACCTGGCCCGCATCGAGGAGCTGGCCTACACCGACTCCCTCACCGGACTGCCCAACCGGCGCCGGCTCGGCGAGCAGGTGGACACCGCGATCTGGAACGCCCGGGCTCGCGACGAGGCGGTGGCCCTGCTCTTCGTGGACCTCGTCGGCTTCAAGGGCGTCAACGACCGGTTCGGCCACGCGGTCGGCGACGACCTGCTGGTCGCGGTCGCCGAGCGGCTGCGCAGCCGGCTGCGGCGCGGCGACCTGCTGGCCCGCCTGGGCGGGGACGAGTTCCTGGTGGCGCTCACCGGGCTGGCGGGGGACACCGGGGACGCCGAGGCCCGCCGCATCGCCGACGAGCTGGCCGCGGTGGTCGCCGCGCCGGTGCAGCTGCGCGGGCAGGAGTGCACCGTGCAGGCGAGCATCGGCGTCAGCGTGTGGCCCGGGGACGGCGCGGACTTCCCGGCGCTGCTGCACTCGGCGGACATGCGGATGTACGCGACGCGGAGCGCCCGGCACGCCTGA